The Coffea arabica cultivar ET-39 chromosome 1e, Coffea Arabica ET-39 HiFi, whole genome shotgun sequence genome has a window encoding:
- the LOC113714695 gene encoding exocyst complex component EXO84B isoform X1, whose product MDTSTASASSSAATTSRRFRFRDPASLREIMLASQDSVNEDLLRGHTSPDYSSSSSGDHGDVDDSELESMTAKGIQNLCSELLELKNESDEDFQKSISSNYAVFLRTFKDMEGLESELMRLKYQAATQKRVIKDLQESISLKVLSEEIMESMLEESFDSHKTASRSLLEAHTEDISEILDILLSEHRLGDALSVLEMEGRAFQSMRSGESFSSKELMSYNSAISEKKAMLEDQFTRLARNPRVSAPELQKALLGLCRLGSSYLAIQLLLDYYDARIVRGTHDLNSSKAVQNGLYIQQAAKFIFSMISQAARSFVALHGEASSYTPELILWANEHTEALATCLAKYVESISEINGGLSIAAETAQFAIAYCSLLDNQNLDLRSCLTNRVRPSMEQVLRVNVHHYKRVISIFTSNDSWIIGRYLVSGILSKGSSVDVVDKKPEYCLLTNSGRKLVTLFQAITDDSFPLLSLQMEVTVLRELMELFTEYTIILEKALSSGADLIQESGSSIQPAESLVQGVCVIANSFTLGQIFSNIIRCIFGNIHHLKFEIDNYVLYIQDTHVRLRAYFLEQIMQKLLTSEGSQGHVSGSCITLENDSDIYYLVPSMPYQGLYLELRKLQKFAEDNYIELDWLLDVLRELMEAIFFQIANREEILTVTNDLSMEQKSRNLMQFILDMQFLVEIARSGGYLSHSIVNASMETVAHIKSGLYSSDFTLASCVNDQRWAADAAMIAMQKLDVLDEKESATNDMANNLEGETIECESQHSTDSFEDDESTTSPKQSIESPKNLAISRASEMPSHSEKRISETENITLEGDILDDSSSVDCSEPFKERLRGFGRDEINSRNPNNDSLETLLAEDNFAEASMDEISSLRERNYTRKGLPINTSGTLAKAEDLIERPQSNHGENNDGHHKRILKPT is encoded by the exons ATGGACACCTCCACcgcttccgcatcttcttcgGCTGCAACAACATCAAGAAGATTCCGGTTCAGAGATCCGGCGAGTCTTCGAGAAATCATGCTGGCCTCTCAAGACTCTGTTAATGAAGACTTGTTACGCGGCCACACCAGCCCAGActactcttcttcttcttctggtgATCATGGCGATGTCGATGACTCCGAGCTCGAGTCCATGACCGCTAAG GGTATTCAGAATCTATGTTCCGAATTgcttgagctgaaaaatgagtCTGATGAAGATTTTCAGAAGAGCATATCTTCTAATTATGCTGTCTTTCTTAG AACTTTCAAAGATATGGAAGGTCTGGAAAGTGAATTGATGCGACTGAAATACCAGGCTGCCACTCAGAAGAGGGTTATAAAAGACCTTCAGGAGAGTATCTCTTTGAAGGTTTTGTCTGAGGAGATAATGGAATCAATGCTCGAAGAGTCTTTCGATTCTCACAAGACAGCGTCTCGAAGCTTGCTGGAAGCTCATACGGAAGACATTTCAGAAATCCTGGATATACTACTTTCAGAACATAGGTTGGGCGATGCTCTTTCTGTCCTGGAGATGGAAGGCAGGGCTTTCCAGAGCATGCGTTCTGGGGAAAGCTTTTCCTCAAAGGAGTTGATGTCTTACAACTCTGCAATATCAGAGAAAAAAGCGATGCTTGAGGATCAATTCACTCGACTGGCTAGAAATCCCAGAGTGTCAGCGCCTGAACTGCAAAAGGCGTTGCTTGGACTTTGCAGGCTCGGTAGCAGTTATCTTGCAATCCAGCTACTTCTTGATTACTACGATGCACGGATTGTACGCGGTACACATGATTTGAATTCCTCAAAAGCAGTTCAAAATGGGCTTTACATCCAACAAGctgcaaaattcattttttctatgATCTCCCAAGCAGCAAGGAGTTTTGTAGCATTACATGGAGAAGCTTCTTCTTATACTCCAGAACTAATCCTATGGGCCAATGAACACACCGAGGCTCTTGCCACTTGTTTGGCTAAGTATGTTGAATCCATATCCGAAATAAATGGTGGACTGTCTATAGCAGCAGAAACCGCTCAGTTTGCAATAGCATACTGTTCTTTGTTAGACAACCAAAATCTTGACTTAAGATCATGCTTGACAAATCGTGTGCGCCCTAGCATGGAACAGGTTCTACGGGTCAATGTTCATCATTACAAAAGGGTCATCAGTATTTTCACATCAAATGATTCTTGGATTATTGGAAGGTACCTTGTATCTGGTATCCTAAGCAAAGGAAGCTCCGTTGATGTCGTGGATAAGAAACCAGAATATTGCTTGCTCACTAACAGTGGAAGGAAGCTAGTCACGCTGTTTCAG GCTATTACAGATGACAGCTTTCCCTTACTTTCCCTTCAAATGGAAGTTACTGTTCTTAGAGAGCTAATGGAACTCTTCACTGAGTATACCATCATTCTTGAAAAAGCTCTTAGTAGTGGTGCAGATCTGATCCAGGAAAGTGGGTCGAGTATTCAGCCAGCTGAGTCCCTGGTACAGGGAGTTTGTGTTATAGCCAACTCATTTACACTTGGGCAGATCTTCTCAAATATAATCAGATGTATTTTTGGCAACATTCACCACTTGAAGTTTGAGATTGATAATTATGTACTGTATATCCAAGATACTCATGTTCGACTTAGAGCATATTTTCTTGAGCAAATTATGCAGAAACTCTTAACTTCTGAAGGCAGTCAAGGACATGTTTCAGGAAGTTGCATCACTCTGGAGAATGATTCTGATATATATTATCTAGTGCCATCCATGCCTTACCAG GGACTCTATTTAGAGCTAAGAAAGTTACAGAAGTTTGCCGAGGACAATTACATTGAACTGGATTGGTTGCTGGATGTACTCAGAGAGCTGATGGAGGCAATATTTTTCCAGATTGCAAACAGAGAGGAAATTTTGACAGTTACTAATGATCTATCCATGGAACAAAAGTCTAGGAATTTGATGCAG TTTATTCTGGACATGCAGTTTCTGGTGGAAATTGCTAGATCTGGGGGATATCTGTCTCATAGTATAGTCAATGCCTCCATGGAGACTGTAGCTCACATCAAATCTGGCCTATATTCCTCTGATTTTACTCTGGCAAG CTGCGTCAATGATCAGAGATGGGCTGCAGATGCTGCTATGATAGCCATGCAAAAGCTTGACGTACTTGATGAGAAAGAATCTGCTACCAATGACATGGCTAATAATCTGGAAGGAGAAACAATTGAATGTGAATCTCAGCATTCTACCGACTCGTTTGAAGATGATGAGAGCACTACTTCTCCAAAACAGTCTATCGAGTCACCAAAAAATCTGGCAATTTCACGTGCATCGGAAATGCCCAGTCATTCGGAAAAGCGGATTTCAGAAACAGAAAATATTACATTGGAAGGAGATATCCTTGATGATTCAAGTTCTGTGGATTGTTCCGAACCTTTCAAAGAAAGATTACGCGGATTTGGAAGGGATGAAATCAATTCAAGAAATCCAAATAATGATTCACTAGAGACATTATTGGCAGAAGACAATTTTGCAGAAGCCTCCATGGATGAGATCAGCAGTTTACGAGAGAGGAATTACACTCGTAAAGGTTTGCCTATAAACACAAGTGGAACTCTCGCTAAAGCTGAGGACCTGATTGAACGACCGCAAAGTAACCATGGAGAAAACAATG ATGGACATCACAAAAGGATCTTAAAGCCAACCTAA
- the LOC113714695 gene encoding exocyst complex component EXO84B isoform X3 codes for MADLTRIQGIQNLCSELLELKNESDEDFQKSISSNYAVFLRTFKDMEGLESELMRLKYQAATQKRVIKDLQESISLKVLSEEIMESMLEESFDSHKTASRSLLEAHTEDISEILDILLSEHRLGDALSVLEMEGRAFQSMRSGESFSSKELMSYNSAISEKKAMLEDQFTRLARNPRVSAPELQKALLGLCRLGSSYLAIQLLLDYYDARIVRGTHDLNSSKAVQNGLYIQQAAKFIFSMISQAARSFVALHGEASSYTPELILWANEHTEALATCLAKYVESISEINGGLSIAAETAQFAIAYCSLLDNQNLDLRSCLTNRVRPSMEQVLRVNVHHYKRVISIFTSNDSWIIGRYLVSGILSKGSSVDVVDKKPEYCLLTNSGRKLVTLFQAITDDSFPLLSLQMEVTVLRELMELFTEYTIILEKALSSGADLIQESGSSIQPAESLVQGVCVIANSFTLGQIFSNIIRCIFGNIHHLKFEIDNYVLYIQDTHVRLRAYFLEQIMQKLLTSEGSQGHVSGSCITLENDSDIYYLVPSMPYQGLYLELRKLQKFAEDNYIELDWLLDVLRELMEAIFFQIANREEILTVTNDLSMEQKSRNLMQFILDMQFLVEIARSGGYLSHSIVNASMETVAHIKSGLYSSDFTLASCVNDQRWAADAAMIAMQKLDVLDEKESATNDMANNLEGETIECESQHSTDSFEDDESTTSPKQSIESPKNLAISRASEMPSHSEKRISETENITLEGDILDDSSSVDCSEPFKERLRGFGRDEINSRNPNNDSLETLLAEDNFAEASMDEISSLRERNYTRKGLPINTSGTLAKAEDLIERPQSNHGENNGERTSAVLKED; via the exons ATGGCTGATTTGACGAGGATACAGGGTATTCAGAATCTATGTTCCGAATTgcttgagctgaaaaatgagtCTGATGAAGATTTTCAGAAGAGCATATCTTCTAATTATGCTGTCTTTCTTAG AACTTTCAAAGATATGGAAGGTCTGGAAAGTGAATTGATGCGACTGAAATACCAGGCTGCCACTCAGAAGAGGGTTATAAAAGACCTTCAGGAGAGTATCTCTTTGAAGGTTTTGTCTGAGGAGATAATGGAATCAATGCTCGAAGAGTCTTTCGATTCTCACAAGACAGCGTCTCGAAGCTTGCTGGAAGCTCATACGGAAGACATTTCAGAAATCCTGGATATACTACTTTCAGAACATAGGTTGGGCGATGCTCTTTCTGTCCTGGAGATGGAAGGCAGGGCTTTCCAGAGCATGCGTTCTGGGGAAAGCTTTTCCTCAAAGGAGTTGATGTCTTACAACTCTGCAATATCAGAGAAAAAAGCGATGCTTGAGGATCAATTCACTCGACTGGCTAGAAATCCCAGAGTGTCAGCGCCTGAACTGCAAAAGGCGTTGCTTGGACTTTGCAGGCTCGGTAGCAGTTATCTTGCAATCCAGCTACTTCTTGATTACTACGATGCACGGATTGTACGCGGTACACATGATTTGAATTCCTCAAAAGCAGTTCAAAATGGGCTTTACATCCAACAAGctgcaaaattcattttttctatgATCTCCCAAGCAGCAAGGAGTTTTGTAGCATTACATGGAGAAGCTTCTTCTTATACTCCAGAACTAATCCTATGGGCCAATGAACACACCGAGGCTCTTGCCACTTGTTTGGCTAAGTATGTTGAATCCATATCCGAAATAAATGGTGGACTGTCTATAGCAGCAGAAACCGCTCAGTTTGCAATAGCATACTGTTCTTTGTTAGACAACCAAAATCTTGACTTAAGATCATGCTTGACAAATCGTGTGCGCCCTAGCATGGAACAGGTTCTACGGGTCAATGTTCATCATTACAAAAGGGTCATCAGTATTTTCACATCAAATGATTCTTGGATTATTGGAAGGTACCTTGTATCTGGTATCCTAAGCAAAGGAAGCTCCGTTGATGTCGTGGATAAGAAACCAGAATATTGCTTGCTCACTAACAGTGGAAGGAAGCTAGTCACGCTGTTTCAG GCTATTACAGATGACAGCTTTCCCTTACTTTCCCTTCAAATGGAAGTTACTGTTCTTAGAGAGCTAATGGAACTCTTCACTGAGTATACCATCATTCTTGAAAAAGCTCTTAGTAGTGGTGCAGATCTGATCCAGGAAAGTGGGTCGAGTATTCAGCCAGCTGAGTCCCTGGTACAGGGAGTTTGTGTTATAGCCAACTCATTTACACTTGGGCAGATCTTCTCAAATATAATCAGATGTATTTTTGGCAACATTCACCACTTGAAGTTTGAGATTGATAATTATGTACTGTATATCCAAGATACTCATGTTCGACTTAGAGCATATTTTCTTGAGCAAATTATGCAGAAACTCTTAACTTCTGAAGGCAGTCAAGGACATGTTTCAGGAAGTTGCATCACTCTGGAGAATGATTCTGATATATATTATCTAGTGCCATCCATGCCTTACCAG GGACTCTATTTAGAGCTAAGAAAGTTACAGAAGTTTGCCGAGGACAATTACATTGAACTGGATTGGTTGCTGGATGTACTCAGAGAGCTGATGGAGGCAATATTTTTCCAGATTGCAAACAGAGAGGAAATTTTGACAGTTACTAATGATCTATCCATGGAACAAAAGTCTAGGAATTTGATGCAG TTTATTCTGGACATGCAGTTTCTGGTGGAAATTGCTAGATCTGGGGGATATCTGTCTCATAGTATAGTCAATGCCTCCATGGAGACTGTAGCTCACATCAAATCTGGCCTATATTCCTCTGATTTTACTCTGGCAAG CTGCGTCAATGATCAGAGATGGGCTGCAGATGCTGCTATGATAGCCATGCAAAAGCTTGACGTACTTGATGAGAAAGAATCTGCTACCAATGACATGGCTAATAATCTGGAAGGAGAAACAATTGAATGTGAATCTCAGCATTCTACCGACTCGTTTGAAGATGATGAGAGCACTACTTCTCCAAAACAGTCTATCGAGTCACCAAAAAATCTGGCAATTTCACGTGCATCGGAAATGCCCAGTCATTCGGAAAAGCGGATTTCAGAAACAGAAAATATTACATTGGAAGGAGATATCCTTGATGATTCAAGTTCTGTGGATTGTTCCGAACCTTTCAAAGAAAGATTACGCGGATTTGGAAGGGATGAAATCAATTCAAGAAATCCAAATAATGATTCACTAGAGACATTATTGGCAGAAGACAATTTTGCAGAAGCCTCCATGGATGAGATCAGCAGTTTACGAGAGAGGAATTACACTCGTAAAGGTTTGCCTATAAACACAAGTGGAACTCTCGCTAAAGCTGAGGACCTGATTGAACGACCGCAAAGTAACCATGGAGAAAACAATGGTGAGAGAACGTCCGCTGTTCTAAAAGAGGATTGA
- the LOC113714695 gene encoding exocyst complex component EXO84B isoform X2 encodes MDTSTASASSSAATTSRRFRFRDPASLREIMLASQDSVNEDLLRGHTSPDYSSSSSGDHGDVDDSELESMTAKGIQNLCSELLELKNESDEDFQKSISSNYAVFLRTFKDMEGLESELMRLKYQAATQKRVIKDLQESISLKVLSEEIMESMLEESFDSHKTASRSLLEAHTEDISEILDILLSEHRLGDALSVLEMEGRAFQSMRSGESFSSKELMSYNSAISEKKAMLEDQFTRLARNPRVSAPELQKALLGLCRLGSSYLAIQLLLDYYDARIVRGTHDLNSSKAVQNGLYIQQAAKFIFSMISQAARSFVALHGEASSYTPELILWANEHTEALATCLAKYVESISEINGGLSIAAETAQFAIAYCSLLDNQNLDLRSCLTNRVRPSMEQVLRVNVHHYKRVISIFTSNDSWIIGRYLVSGILSKGSSVDVVDKKPEYCLLTNSGRKLVTLFQAITDDSFPLLSLQMEVTVLRELMELFTEYTIILEKALSSGADLIQESGSSIQPAESLVQGVCVIANSFTLGQIFSNIIRCIFGNIHHLKFEIDNYVLYIQDTHVRLRAYFLEQIMQKLLTSEGSQGHVSGSCITLENDSDIYYLVPSMPYQGLYLELRKLQKFAEDNYIELDWLLDVLRELMEAIFFQIANREEILTVTNDLSMEQKSRNLMQFLVEIARSGGYLSHSIVNASMETVAHIKSGLYSSDFTLASCVNDQRWAADAAMIAMQKLDVLDEKESATNDMANNLEGETIECESQHSTDSFEDDESTTSPKQSIESPKNLAISRASEMPSHSEKRISETENITLEGDILDDSSSVDCSEPFKERLRGFGRDEINSRNPNNDSLETLLAEDNFAEASMDEISSLRERNYTRKGLPINTSGTLAKAEDLIERPQSNHGENNGERTSAVLKED; translated from the exons ATGGACACCTCCACcgcttccgcatcttcttcgGCTGCAACAACATCAAGAAGATTCCGGTTCAGAGATCCGGCGAGTCTTCGAGAAATCATGCTGGCCTCTCAAGACTCTGTTAATGAAGACTTGTTACGCGGCCACACCAGCCCAGActactcttcttcttcttctggtgATCATGGCGATGTCGATGACTCCGAGCTCGAGTCCATGACCGCTAAG GGTATTCAGAATCTATGTTCCGAATTgcttgagctgaaaaatgagtCTGATGAAGATTTTCAGAAGAGCATATCTTCTAATTATGCTGTCTTTCTTAG AACTTTCAAAGATATGGAAGGTCTGGAAAGTGAATTGATGCGACTGAAATACCAGGCTGCCACTCAGAAGAGGGTTATAAAAGACCTTCAGGAGAGTATCTCTTTGAAGGTTTTGTCTGAGGAGATAATGGAATCAATGCTCGAAGAGTCTTTCGATTCTCACAAGACAGCGTCTCGAAGCTTGCTGGAAGCTCATACGGAAGACATTTCAGAAATCCTGGATATACTACTTTCAGAACATAGGTTGGGCGATGCTCTTTCTGTCCTGGAGATGGAAGGCAGGGCTTTCCAGAGCATGCGTTCTGGGGAAAGCTTTTCCTCAAAGGAGTTGATGTCTTACAACTCTGCAATATCAGAGAAAAAAGCGATGCTTGAGGATCAATTCACTCGACTGGCTAGAAATCCCAGAGTGTCAGCGCCTGAACTGCAAAAGGCGTTGCTTGGACTTTGCAGGCTCGGTAGCAGTTATCTTGCAATCCAGCTACTTCTTGATTACTACGATGCACGGATTGTACGCGGTACACATGATTTGAATTCCTCAAAAGCAGTTCAAAATGGGCTTTACATCCAACAAGctgcaaaattcattttttctatgATCTCCCAAGCAGCAAGGAGTTTTGTAGCATTACATGGAGAAGCTTCTTCTTATACTCCAGAACTAATCCTATGGGCCAATGAACACACCGAGGCTCTTGCCACTTGTTTGGCTAAGTATGTTGAATCCATATCCGAAATAAATGGTGGACTGTCTATAGCAGCAGAAACCGCTCAGTTTGCAATAGCATACTGTTCTTTGTTAGACAACCAAAATCTTGACTTAAGATCATGCTTGACAAATCGTGTGCGCCCTAGCATGGAACAGGTTCTACGGGTCAATGTTCATCATTACAAAAGGGTCATCAGTATTTTCACATCAAATGATTCTTGGATTATTGGAAGGTACCTTGTATCTGGTATCCTAAGCAAAGGAAGCTCCGTTGATGTCGTGGATAAGAAACCAGAATATTGCTTGCTCACTAACAGTGGAAGGAAGCTAGTCACGCTGTTTCAG GCTATTACAGATGACAGCTTTCCCTTACTTTCCCTTCAAATGGAAGTTACTGTTCTTAGAGAGCTAATGGAACTCTTCACTGAGTATACCATCATTCTTGAAAAAGCTCTTAGTAGTGGTGCAGATCTGATCCAGGAAAGTGGGTCGAGTATTCAGCCAGCTGAGTCCCTGGTACAGGGAGTTTGTGTTATAGCCAACTCATTTACACTTGGGCAGATCTTCTCAAATATAATCAGATGTATTTTTGGCAACATTCACCACTTGAAGTTTGAGATTGATAATTATGTACTGTATATCCAAGATACTCATGTTCGACTTAGAGCATATTTTCTTGAGCAAATTATGCAGAAACTCTTAACTTCTGAAGGCAGTCAAGGACATGTTTCAGGAAGTTGCATCACTCTGGAGAATGATTCTGATATATATTATCTAGTGCCATCCATGCCTTACCAG GGACTCTATTTAGAGCTAAGAAAGTTACAGAAGTTTGCCGAGGACAATTACATTGAACTGGATTGGTTGCTGGATGTACTCAGAGAGCTGATGGAGGCAATATTTTTCCAGATTGCAAACAGAGAGGAAATTTTGACAGTTACTAATGATCTATCCATGGAACAAAAGTCTAGGAATTTGATGCAG TTTCTGGTGGAAATTGCTAGATCTGGGGGATATCTGTCTCATAGTATAGTCAATGCCTCCATGGAGACTGTAGCTCACATCAAATCTGGCCTATATTCCTCTGATTTTACTCTGGCAAG CTGCGTCAATGATCAGAGATGGGCTGCAGATGCTGCTATGATAGCCATGCAAAAGCTTGACGTACTTGATGAGAAAGAATCTGCTACCAATGACATGGCTAATAATCTGGAAGGAGAAACAATTGAATGTGAATCTCAGCATTCTACCGACTCGTTTGAAGATGATGAGAGCACTACTTCTCCAAAACAGTCTATCGAGTCACCAAAAAATCTGGCAATTTCACGTGCATCGGAAATGCCCAGTCATTCGGAAAAGCGGATTTCAGAAACAGAAAATATTACATTGGAAGGAGATATCCTTGATGATTCAAGTTCTGTGGATTGTTCCGAACCTTTCAAAGAAAGATTACGCGGATTTGGAAGGGATGAAATCAATTCAAGAAATCCAAATAATGATTCACTAGAGACATTATTGGCAGAAGACAATTTTGCAGAAGCCTCCATGGATGAGATCAGCAGTTTACGAGAGAGGAATTACACTCGTAAAGGTTTGCCTATAAACACAAGTGGAACTCTCGCTAAAGCTGAGGACCTGATTGAACGACCGCAAAGTAACCATGGAGAAAACAATGGTGAGAGAACGTCCGCTGTTCTAAAAGAGGATTGA